The sequence GATGTTTTTCAAGAGTTATATGGCATTGAAGCAGAAGAATTAAACGATTTTGCCATTGATTGTTGTCAACAACAAATTGAAGGGGTCTATGGGGATGCTTCCCCGGAAATGGAGCATTTTAATCAAGCAGTTGGATGTGAACTGTGAAGGGTGAAACTTTCGAGATGGGAGTGATCCCCTCTCGAAAATCGGTAATTTTGTTGCCAAATTCGGGAAAATATGAAAAGATTATGATATATTCTCGACTTGCACCCACAGCCTCAACATGATGACTTCATCCCCAACCGTTGTTAAAGTTCAGGAAGACCGGGCTACTGCATCCAGTGCGATCGCAACTTCTGAAAAAGAGAACCCTCAACAGAAGCATTTCGTAAACAGCAATACTTGGAAAATTTTTGTTTCCACATTTATTACCATTTTTCTTGCAGAAATTGGAGATAAAACCCAACTCACAACTTTATTGATGGTGGCACAATCTCACGCCCCTTGGGTTGTGTTTGCGGGAGCAGGAACAGCATTAGTTTTAACCAGTTTCTTAGGGGTTTTACTGGGTCAATGGTTAGCTACACGCATCTCTCCCCGAACCTTAGAACGGGCAGCAGGAAGCAGTTTATTATTGATTTCTGCATTATTAATTTGGGAAGTTTTACACTAATAAAATATCATTAAATCTATGGATTTTCAATTGTTAGGATTGAGTTTTATCACGGTTTTTTTATCAGAATTAGGGGATAAAAGTCAAGTGGCTGCGATCGCTCTCAGTGGGAGTACAAAATCCCCCCGTCCGATCTTTTTTGGTACAGCCGCAGCTTTATTATTAGCGAGTTTTTTGGGTGTAATGATCGGCCAAGGGGTTGCAGAAGTTCTACCCACTCATCTTGTTAAAATTGCCGCAGCCATCGGTTTTGCGGTGCTAGGAATTCGGTTATTATGGTTTAATCAAACGGAAAATTCAGAAGTTGATTGATCATCAGAGAAAACTGAGAAACCTGGTTTCGCCGAAGTGATCGGGTTTCTGATATTCCATCCTTAAATATGTGCTACACCTTCTACAAATCCCCCCTTGTTAAGCAGGGGGTTTTCATTTTCCAAAATGCGATCGCTATCTTCAAAAAAAATCATCAATTTTTACGGTCAAATTATCTCTAATTTTTATCAGACAAGTTGGAAATACTAAGAATGAACAATTTCAATATTTATTAACAGCAAAAAATAGCCATTGTCTGGCTTAACAAGACTTTATGGCTATTGATTATTAAATATTTCTAATGTTTTTTGAAAAAAATAGTTTTAAAAACTTAATTAATTCAGGCGATCGCTAAAATCTTTTCCCAATTATTTCCCAACCATGATTGTCCCTCTTTTATTGAAA is a genomic window of Planktothrix serta PCC 8927 containing:
- a CDS encoding TMEM165/GDT1 family protein — translated: MMTSSPTVVKVQEDRATASSAIATSEKENPQQKHFVNSNTWKIFVSTFITIFLAEIGDKTQLTTLLMVAQSHAPWVVFAGAGTALVLTSFLGVLLGQWLATRISPRTLERAAGSSLLLISALLIWEVLH
- a CDS encoding TMEM165/GDT1 family protein, with the protein product MDFQLLGLSFITVFLSELGDKSQVAAIALSGSTKSPRPIFFGTAAALLLASFLGVMIGQGVAEVLPTHLVKIAAAIGFAVLGIRLLWFNQTENSEVD